In Anopheles gambiae chromosome 2, idAnoGambNW_F1_1, whole genome shotgun sequence, a single window of DNA contains:
- the LOC133391306 gene encoding uncharacterized protein LOC133391306 translates to MLPKIKQYLKRLQDIEEKLKPGDKKFRRCLIEHYGVTANNTFEKIKNLVFKLKIAEAPLELETITKFANISYNNINSYIKFQLQNKVQFKFKTLVKISIALRRWKRKTMEDFDIKTAATLVQLYDGNADSLENFLGSANLLRKLFPKDTKQILVEFLKTRLTGKAQLGLAPNITDFETLIQDVKSRCQEKINPDKVIAELKSICHTDTKTLCDEVEILCTKLKVMYLKQNIPEQVANDMAVKRGIETLIDKVKLTETRIILQAGQYTSISDATEKALESERMHNSAQQVFAFRKNFSAPNRSFDNRYSNQYTRNTYNRSQNRGNFTSNWQTNNRHQHNNFHNTNNRRFFRNTNRNNNRIYTTQATEQEHFLEENPQHTDYQS, encoded by the coding sequence ATGTTACCTAAGatcaaacaatatttaaaaagacTACAAGATattgaagaaaaattaaaGCCGGGTGATAAAAAGTTTCGCAGATGTTTGATTGAACACTATGGTGTCACTGCAAACAACACgttcgaaaaaataaaaaatttagTATTCAAATTAAAGATAGCAGAGGCGCCATTAGAATTAGAAACAATTACTAAATTTGCAAATATCAGCTACAACAACATTAATTCGTACATAAAGTTTCAATTACAAAATAAAgtccaatttaaatttaaaacacttgtTAAGATTAGCATTGCATTACGCCgttggaaaaggaaaaccatGGAGGATTTTGATATAAAAACCGCAGCAACATTAGTACAATTATATGACGGAAATGCGGACAGCTTAGAAAATTTTCTGGGTTCAGCAAATTTATTAAGGAAGCTTTTTCCGAAAGACACGAAGCAGATACTAGTAGAGTTCCTCAAAACACGATTAACAGGTAAAGCTCAACTAGGGTTAGCACCAAACATAACTGATTTTGAAACCCTTATACAGGATGTAAAATCACGATgccaagaaaaaataaaccccgACAAGGTTATAGCAGAATTAAAATCGATATGCCATACAGACACGAAGACCCTATGTGACGAAGTGGAGATACTATGTACAAAATTAAAAGTGATGTatctcaaacaaaacataccgGAGCAAGTGGCTAACGACATGGCAGTCAAGCGAGGAATAGAAACACTTATTGACAAGGTCAAACTCACTGAAACAAGGATTATATTACAAGCAGGGCAGTACACCTCTATATCAGATGCAACAGAAAAGGCACTAGAAAGCGAAAGAATGCACAATTCAGCTCAACAAGTGTTCGCATTTAGAAAAAACTTTAGTGCTCCCAATCGCTCCTTTGACAATAGATATTCAAATCAGTACACACGTAATACGTACAACAGGTCACAAAATAGAGGAAATTTTACTTCAAATTGGCAAACAAATAATCGGCATcaacataataattttcacAACACCAATAACCGACGATTTTTCAGAAATACCAACAGAAACAATAACAGGATTTACACTACACAAGCCACAGAACAAGAACATTTTTTAGAAGAAAACCCGCAGCATACCGATTACCAATCTTAG
- the LOC133395094 gene encoding uncharacterized protein LOC133395094 produces the protein MIEACIMERIDIEERCRKLKSFLREHQPKEEGSLNETTGLASSTLAFGRPHAPNLRLPKIELPTFDGDHTKWLSFRDRFIAMIDASAELPSIAKLQYLLSSLKGDAALPFEHTPLTADNYSVTWAALLKRYDNSRLLIREYYRKLHYLPGVQSVCVDKLTHLVDEFTRFVNGLVKLKEPVDSWDTPLSNMLLMKLDRETLLAWEKHSVHFTKDAYKDVIAFVQDRIQILKSTNNFVSEQSASGTKVAGIHRHAVQRRFVANAAASCPTPAVSSGSIQQPKCPLECAEAHPLRSCPVFIGKEVQHRRDVVSSKRLCWNCLSSTHQVRACKSDYSCRTCRERHHTLLHHTPPRTVTMAAHSDDDKVFLETANVQVKDDYGNLFEARALLDSGSMSNFISDEFARKLLTSRNKVNVAVSGIGNAVQQVKGSIVATVQSKTQSFATEMAFLVLETPSAHIPTSPTDISSWKMPDVALADTNFNLPGHIDIVIGGDAFWELHTGRKRSIGRGKPWLVKTHFGWVVSGNTQHSSTGPRVCHLATHDIPLEEIMQRFWESETIAEDPVLSVEEDACEKHYSSTTVRNSAGRYVVSFPFNPNPNVVLGESKATADRRLRCMERRLVNNPTMRDEYVKFMQQYEHLGHMKRLTGPVDDSTQHYYLPHHAVVKESSTTTKVRVVFDASCKTSSGYSLNDKLLVGPVVQDDLFSIILRFRLHAIALTADVEKMYRQILHHPDDRNLLRIRYRESPTDEISTFELQTVTYGTASAPFLATRTLRQVAIDNSDTYPQAINAALNDFYVDDLLTGSNDINEAIEMRTQISQMLESAGFSLKKWASNRSEALVNIPAEDIAIQPTHEWQESNHVSTFGIVWEPTADTFRFRIDMPPITTIITKRLVLSDIAKVFDPLGLLGPTIIIAKMFMQQLWALKKDGKSFDWDSELPSPLQREWLKFHSTLESLRDIRIPRYISQCTATNVQIHIFADASQLAYGACCYIRAESIKGA, from the exons ATGATCGAAGCTTGCATCATGGAAAGGATCGACATCGAGGAACGCTGCCGCAAGCTGAAATCTTTTCTTCGAGAGCATCAACCGAAGGAAGAAGGTTCCCTTAACGAGACGACAGGTTTGGCATCATCTACGCTTGCGTTTGGTCGACCTCACGCGCCAAACCTACGCCTGCCAAAAATTGAGCTGCCAACGTTCGATGGAGACCACACAAAATGGCTTTCGTTCCGTGATCGGTTCATAGCCATGATCGACGCATCTGCTGAGCTACCGTCTATCGCCAAACTGCAATACTTGCTTTCTTCGCTCAAGGGGGATGCAGCCTTACCCTTCGAACACACACCTCTAACGGCAGACAATTATTCAGTGACGTGGGCAGCACTTTTAAAACGGTACGATAATTCTCGTCTGCTAATACGTGAGTATTATCGTAAATTGCACTATCTTCCCGGAGTGCAATCGGTGTGCGTGGACAAGCTAACCCACTTGGTGGATGAGTTCACCCGTTTCGTCAACGGACTGGTGAAGCTCAAGGAACCGGTTGATTCATGGGACACACCACTATCGAACATGCTGCTTATGAAACTGGATCGTGAAACGCTATTGGCTTGGGAAAAACACTCCGTACACTTCACCAAGGATGCATACAAAGATGTAATTGCGTTCGTGCAAGATCGAATCCAGATCCTCAAATCGACCAACAATTTTGTGAGTGAGCAGAGCGCTAGTGGAACTAAGGTGGCCGGCATTCATCGTCACGCAGTGCAACGGAGGTTCGTCGCAAATGCAgctgcatcgtgccctactccTGCTGTTTCATCTGGTTCGATTCAGCAGCCCAAGTGTCCATTAGAGTGCGCAGAAGCTCACCCATTACGCAGCTGTCCAGTTTTTATCGGCAAGGAGGTTCAGCACCGCCGGGACGTCGTCTCATCGAAGCGGTTGTGCTGGAACTGTCTAAGCAGCACACATCAAGTCAGAGCGTGCAAATCTGACTATTCGTGTCGTACGTGTCGTGAACGCCATCACACTCTCCTGCATCACACGCCACCTAGAACGGTCACAATGGCAGCACATTCCGACGACGACAAAGTGTTTTTGGAAACAGCAAACGTCCAGGTCAAGGACGATTACGGCAATCTCTTCGAGGCAAGGGCCTTACTCGACTCCGGTTCCATGTCGAATTTCATATCCGATGAATTCGCTCGAAAATTGTTGACCAGTCGCAACAAGGTTAACGTCGCTGTATCGGGCATTGGAAATGCAGTACAGCAAGTGAAGGGTTCGATCGTCGCAACGGTGCAGTCGAAAACTCAATCCTTTGCTACGGAGATGGCTTTTCTGGTGTTGGAAACGCCATCAGCTCACATTCCCACTTCACCTACGGACATCTCATCGTGGAAAATGCCGGACGTGGCATTAGCTGACACCAACTTTAATTTGCCTGGGCATATCGACATCGTCATCGGAGGCGATGCTTTCTGGGAGCTTCACACCGGTCGCAAGCGCTCTATTGGCAGAGGCAAACCGTGGCTGGTGAAGACGCACTTCGGCTGGGTGGTATCCGGCAACACACAGCACTCATCAACTGGCCCGCGGGTGTGCCATCTCGCAACACACGACATCCCCTTGGAGGAAATTATGCAGCGCTTTTGGGAAAGCGAAACCATAGCCGAGGATCCTGTGCTATCGGTCGAAGAGGATGCCTGCGAAAAACACTACTCATCGACAACCGTTCGCAATTCAGCGGGAAGGTATGTTGTTAGTTTCCCTTTTAATCCTAATCCAAATGTCGTTTTAGGGGAATCTAAAGCAACAGCCGATCGTAGACTCCGTTGTATGGAACGCCGTTTGGTGAATAATCCTACAATGAGAGACGAATATGTAAAATTCATGCAGCAATACGAACATTTGGGTCACATGAAGAGGCTTACTGGTCCGGTAGACGATTCGACTCAACATTATTACCTTCCTCATCATGCCGTGGTAAAAGAGTCGAGCACAACAACGAAGGTTCGGGTTGTTTTTGACGCGTCGTGCAAGACGTCCAGTGGCTATTCGTTGAATGACAAGCTGTTGGTCGGTCCAGTCGTTCAGGACGATCTTTTCTCCATCATTCTTCGGTTCCGTTTGCATGCCATCGCCCTGACTGCTGACGTGGAGAAAATGTACCGTCAGATTCTACATCACCCTGACGATAGAAACCTGCTACGTATCCGATACAGAGAGAGCCCTACAGACGAAATATCCACCTTCGAGCTACAAACAGTCACGTACGGTACAGCATCTGCTCCATTTTTGGCAACTAGAACTCTACGGCAGGTTGCTATCGATAACAGCGACACATACCCACAAGCTATAAACGCTGcgttaaatgatttttatgtggATGATTTGTTAACGGGATCAAACGACATTAACGAAGCCATCGAAATGCGCACACAAATTTCACAAATGTTGGAATCTGCAGGATTCTCGCTAAAAAAATGGGCATCGAATCGGTCAGAAGCACTAGTAAACATTCCTGCCGAAGACATAGCAATCCAACCAACGCATGAGTGGCAAGAATCAAACCATGTATCCACATTTGGAATCGTTTGGGAACCAACAGCAGACACGTTTCGGTTCCGTATTGATATGCCTCCTATCACAACAATAATTACCAAAAGGCTAGTTTTATCCGATATTGCTAAAGTTTTCGACCCTCTCGGCTTGCTTGGTCCTACGATCATCATTGCGAAAATGTTTATGCAACAACTATGGGCGCTAAAGAAGGATGGAAAGTCATTTGACTGGGATAGCGAGCTACCATCGCCCCTACAACGTGAATGgttaaaatttcattcaacCTTGGAATCACTCCGTGATATACGCATTCCACGTTATATTTCCCAATGCACAGCTACAAACGTGCAAATACATATATTCGCAGACGCTTCACAATTAGCATATGGTGCTTGTTGCTATATTCGTGCTGAAAGCATAAAGGGA GCGTAA